GGGACTTGACGGGCGGAGGGCCGGCCCCTTGAACATGGATGATAAACAGTGTTATGCGCGCTGGTCCTTTCTGGCATGTTCTACATGTTCATGATCGTCTCCCAGCCTCGCTTTTAGCTTGCGCGACGACCGAGGATTGCTTGCTCTTCCTCTCGGCGGGNNNCTGGGACAGCGGAGGGCGGGAGAGGAGCAGAACGAATGGAGGAGGACCGCTAATGGAATCTCGCCCGCCTATGATCGCTTGACGCTGGAGGCCGCTGGTCAGCCGCGCCGCATCAGGCGTTCAGTCGCACTCGCCGATTCGGGTGCCGCTGGTTTGCATTTCCATCTCGTAGCCTTCGCCTTTGAAGGCAGTGCGGCCGGTCAGGCTGGTGCCGGTCGAGGTATAGGTCATGCTTCCGGTCATGGGCGAGTTGCCCTGCCCACGGCCGCAGGTCAGAGTCCCGCTGAATGAGGTGGCGTCTTGCTCGATATCACTGAGCTGACAGTGGCTGCTCTTGGCGACCGAGGCCGCCGGGTCCCAGTTCGGATCCGTGACGCACTGGGTATCGGTGCGCTTCTGCGGCTGGGGCTGAAATGACGCCCGGCTCTCATACTCAAAACGCCACTTCCCGGGCGTGATGTCAAAAGCCTCAACGTGGGCCGGGAGCGTCTGCAATCCCACACCAACCAGGACCGTCAAGAGCAGGGCATACCGCATACCAAACCTCCGACTCTGCCAAATTTGCACAGGCAAGCCATCCCGTTTCCGTACCAGCCCTACTTTGGACGCGCCGGACCGGGAAGGCAAGACCGCTGCCGTCCGTCCCGGCCTCTTGCCTCACGGCGGGGTCCTGTGCTTAAGCTCGGCACAGACATCCATTCAGAGAGGGAGAAGGACACCATGGCACAGACACAAGACGGTCCACTGTCACGCGTGATTGAGGTCGGCGAGCTGGAATGGCAGGAACTGCAACCGGGGATTCGAGCCAAGCAGCTG
The sequence above is a segment of the Desulfurellaceae bacterium genome. Coding sequences within it:
- a CDS encoding DUF3617 family protein, whose product is MRYALLLTVLVGVGLQTLPAHVEAFDITPGKWRFEYESRASFQPQPQKRTDTQCVTDPNWDPAASVAKSSHCQLSDIEQDATSFSGTLTCGRGQGNSPMTGSMTYTSTGTSLTGRTAFKGEGYEMEMQTSGTRIGECD